A stretch of DNA from Methanobrevibacter sp.:
TCACTTACCGGACGTACATTATCAACGTTATGAGGACAAGCGACCTGAGGTTCCAAGTCACTGACATCAATATCAATTATATTAAGAGACGGGGAATCCAAGTCGGTTTTATATACTTTATATGATTTTTTTGAGCGGTTTTCTACATAGTCTATTGTCTTTTTGTCAGGTTCAACCAAACCTGTTTTTCCGCCCATTTCAATGGCCATGTTGCATAATACCATCCTGTCGGATACGCTCATGGCACTTACGGTTTCACCGGCAAACTCACAGGCCTTGTATGTTGAACCGTCAACGCTGACCTGACCGATAATGTGTAAAATTACATCCTTTGCATAAACATTTTCCCCTAGTTTTCCGGTGATTTCAAACCTGTTGGTTTCAGGGACCTTAAACCATAAATTGCCTTCAGAAAAGACCATTGCCATGTCAGTTGAACCGATACCGGTAGCAAATGCTCCTAAAGCACCATGGGTACAGGTATGTGAATCTGCTCCAACAATTACCTCACCAGGTACAACATGACCCAGTTCAGGAAGTATCTGATGACAAACTCCCGCATTAACATCATAAAAATGTTCAATGCCCTGTTTTTTAACAAACTCTCTCATTAAAATATGATTGTTGGCTGAATCAATTGAATCTGCCGGAACCTGATGGTCGAAGGGAATGACTATTTTTGATGGGTCCCAAACTTTTTCAGTCCCAATTTTTTCAAAAGATTCTACTGAAAGAGGTCCTGTTAAATCATGTGTCATTGCTACGTCAATATTTGCTATAACTATATCTCCGGCTTCAACTTCATCCTTGCCGGATGCTCTGGCTAATATTTTTTCTGACATTGTTGGCATATTTTTAACCTCTTAATAATGATAATTATATGTATTTTATAAAATATATAAGTTGTTTTATTTTAGAAAAAAATCAATTTTTTAAAAATTTTAAATTTATATATAATGTATGCCAAAATAATATCATGAGCTCATTTTTGAATAAACTAAGAAAAAAGGAAGAACCTATTATAGAAGAACAAGGCCCTGTTTGGGATGATAGGATTTTCTGGGTTTCAACATTACAAAAAATGACTTTTCCAGTTTTGAATAATCTATCAAAAGGATCATTAAGGAAAAACATGCCTTATGAATCCCCTAGTCTTGAAGGTCAAAAATTTTCATACCTTGAGGCTTTTGCACGAGTATTCAACGGAATTGCACCATGGTTAGAGTTAGGACCGGATAGCTCAGAGGAAGGAATTGTTCGTGAAAAATACATTCAGATGACAAAGAAAGCTATCTCAAATGCAGTTAATCCCAACAATAACGATTACATTTTTGTAGTTGAACCGAAACAGTCTTTAGTTGATGTCGCTCTATTTGCTCAGGGATTACTCAGGGCTAAAAATCAGATTTGGCTCAATTTACAAATGGATGATCAGGCAAGGATTATCCGTGAGCTTAAAAATACAAGAGTAATCGCACCTTATGAAAATCACTGGTTATTATTTACATCCATGATTGAAGCTGCTCTTTTGGAATTTACAGGAGAATGTGACAAAGAGCGTTTAAGTTATGGTGTTCGAAAATTCAGAGATGAATTATATATGGGAGACGGAATCTATTCAGATGGAGAAAGCTTTACATCCGGTTACTTCAACAGTATGGTAATTCATCCGATGCTTAATGATATTTTAAAAGTAATGAGAAAATACGGAATAAACGACGGTGAGTTTTTGGATGTGCAGCTGATGAGATCATCAAGATTAGCATCACAGCTGGAAAGAACAATATCACCTGAAGGAACCTATCCGCTTATAGGAAGCTGTATGGGATACCGCTGCGGAATTTTCCATTTACTTTCACAGGCCGCACTATTGAAAATACTGCCAAGAAACATCAATCCAGCACAGGTCAGGTCTGCACTGACAGCAGTTCTGAAAAAGCAGTTCGGTGAAAATCAAAACTTCTCAAGCAGTGGATGGTTGATTCTTGGATTGAACGGTTCACAAACCGACATTGCGGAAAATGATATCAACACAGGCAGTCTTTACTTCTGCTGCACAATATTTGTAGCATTAGGATTGGATGCCAATGACGCATTCTGGACTGCTCCGTTTGCAGAATGGACCAGCATACAGGCATGGAACGGACATCCACTACAAAAAGATCAATCAATTGATTTTTAAATTCTTTTTTTATTTTTTATTATAATCTTATTTTTTAAAAAAAGCATTTTAATAAAAGTAGGGTTAAAAATAAACCCTAACAATTATTAATTTGGAAACCAAATTGAATTTCCATACACAACTATTATTAAATTTATTTTTTTAATATAAATAATTTGATATTAAATTAAAAAGTAATACTTTATATATTATAAGTAATAATTATGTAGTACTGGAACTGATAAAAATTCACTAAAATTAGGAGCTTCCAAATTGATAAAATACACAACTAAATTTTATCCTCCTAAAGGAGGTGGATTGATGGTAGAAATGCTTTTTGACTGCATTATTTTTTTAGTGGTCACATATATTCCATGCTACTATAAGCATAAGATATAAAGGCATTTCTGATTAATCTTTCAAAATGAATCAAAGCCAGCTTATAGTTTTCAAAGTGATGGCTTAGTTTTACAAAAAAATAAGTTTAGCTGGAATTTTAATGTGTTGCATTCTTTGTGCAATTGAAAACATTAATCTAGGCAAAAACCATTGCCTAACCATCACCTAAATATTTCCGAGATAGACATTTTCAATTCCCTTTTCCAGCGCAATATCACGGGCCTTAAAAAGAATCTCAGGCCTTGTTGGTGAAATGTCATTCATCTTATAGTATGGAAAAGCCCTTGAAAAATGAAGTGGAACTTCCGGACCCAATTCATCAACAACAAAATCACATAACTCATTAATTTCATCAACTGAATCGTTATAATCATTAATGATTAAATTTGTAATTTCAAGATGCTTGCCTTCAAGATAAATTCTTCTTAAATTATCCAAAACAACATCCAAATCAGCGCCGCATACCTTTTTGTAGAAATCAGAAGACATGGATTTCAAGTCTATATTGAATGCATCGACAAATGTCAGGACCTCTTCAAGAGACCTGTCGGAAAAATACCCGTTGCTTACATAGATTACTTTCAGATTTTCACGCTTTGCCAGAAGGGAAGTTTTTTTGTTGAATGGCAAGTGTATCGTAGGTTCATTATAGGTCCAAGCAATTGACTTACAATTATATTTGAGTGCATTTTCCACAATCGCTTCTGGCGTTATCTTAATAGCTCTTGAATTTTTATCATATTCATGAGATATCATATAGTTCTGGCAGTGCAAACATGTCATGTTACATCCAAAACCACCAATTGAATATGTAAATGTTCCCGGTAAAAACTTATTTAAAGGCTTTTTTTCAATAGGATCAGGACTTAAAGATGAAACAATACCATATGATTCATCAAACAGCTCGCCGTTAATGTTTTTATGCTGTCTGCATACTCCAACCTTACCGTCGGCAATCTTGCAGTAGTTTGCACAGATTTCACATCTGATTTTCTGTGTCTTGGAACTTTTTTTGTATAAATCTCTACTCACTAACATAGTGTTCATAACCTTTATTTTTAATTTCCTCAACAAAGCCGTTTTCAAGTGTCAGCTCAACAGAATCTGAATCTGTAACTTCACCAATTACCATACAGTCAATAGGCAGTTTCTCCAAATTCTCTTTTGATATTGTAAACAGTAATTCAAAATCTTCCCCAACATGTAAAACCAAATCCAGATAATCCAAATCGTGCTCACCTGCAATCTGCTTATATTCATCAGAGATTCCCAAAAGCTCTTCATGAATCATGAATCCGTAGCCGTCCTTTTTAATCTCATATAATTCACTTGCAAGTCCATCAGTAATGTCTGTTGCAGAACTTGCATAATCCTTTAAAATTAAACCTTCCTTAACCCTTGCCTCAGGTTTTAGTGCTTTTTTTGTATAACTATTGTCAAAAGTTTCCAGTTCAAAGCCTAATGCTGCAAGACCAATTTCTCCTGTAACTGCAATCAAATCGCATTTATTGTAAGTATTCTTCATTAATGGCTTGTCACATAAGCCCAAAGCTGTTCCGGTGATTATAATCTCTGATGCCTCGTTGGTATCGCCGCCGATTAAAGGTATATGATAATACTCACAGGCATTTAAAACACCACTGATAATTTCCTTAAATGAATCCAGCTTTAAATCTTTAGGAAGGGCAATAGCTAACAGAAATCCTAAAGGTTCAGCCCCCATTGCCGCAAGATCACTAACATTAACCGTTACGGCTTTGAATCCCATTTCAAAATAAGACATTTTTTCGGGAAAGTGCCTTGACTGAATAAGCATGTCACAGGTTGAAATTAAATTGGTGGAATCAAATTCAGTGATAGCCGTGTCGTCGGGAGTTATTTCTCGAGAATTGGCAATAATATATCTAACCAATTCCTTTTCGCCAATATCAGAGACTTTCAAGGTCATGAATATTAATATGAATTTTAAAATAAATATATTTTAAGAAAAAAAGTTAAAAAATAAGTTTCAGACTATAAAGCATCTGAAACTCTGTCTTTAATTATCTCGTATAAACGTGTGTCAACACCTAATGGGTCGGTCAATACGATTTCACCGTCAAATTCGAATGTTTCATCATCGTGGTCATGATGGTGGTGATGATGATGTCCGTGATCGTGTCCGTGGTCATGCCCATGGTCGTGTCCGTGATGGTGATGATGTCCGTGTCCACCAATTGATTCAGGGTCAAAATCACTTTCAATACCTAATAATCCTGGTATGTCCCTTTTGGTATGTAAACCGTGTGCTACAAATACAGGCACAACAATAATTTTATCCAAATCATTTTCTGAAGTCAGTTTGTTAATTGTTTCAGGAATACCTGGTTTTCTGATTTCCATAAATCCGTATTCTACAGGCATATCTGGAAATTCTTCTACATACATTTCTTTATAAGCTTTAATAACTTCCTCACCATCGTCCAATCTGGAACCGTGGCTTAAAAGTAAAATTCCT
This window harbors:
- the hacA gene encoding homoaconitase large subunit; this translates as MPTMSEKILARASGKDEVEAGDIVIANIDVAMTHDLTGPLSVESFEKIGTEKVWDPSKIVIPFDHQVPADSIDSANNHILMREFVKKQGIEHFYDVNAGVCHQILPELGHVVPGEVIVGADSHTCTHGALGAFATGIGSTDMAMVFSEGNLWFKVPETNRFEITGKLGENVYAKDVILHIIGQVSVDGSTYKACEFAGETVSAMSVSDRMVLCNMAIEMGGKTGLVEPDKKTIDYVENRSKKSYKVYKTDLDSPSLNIIDIDVSDLEPQVACPHNVDNVRPVSEVDQELDQVFLGSCTNGRLEDLRQAAKILKGKKVAKGTRMLVIPASKEVYSKALDEGLLKIFVDAGALVSAPCCGPCLGGHTGIIGPGEVSLSTSNRNFKGRQGSPDGKVYLASAAVAAASAIEGRIVAPE
- a CDS encoding DUF2264 domain-containing protein, yielding MSSFLNKLRKKEEPIIEEQGPVWDDRIFWVSTLQKMTFPVLNNLSKGSLRKNMPYESPSLEGQKFSYLEAFARVFNGIAPWLELGPDSSEEGIVREKYIQMTKKAISNAVNPNNNDYIFVVEPKQSLVDVALFAQGLLRAKNQIWLNLQMDDQARIIRELKNTRVIAPYENHWLLFTSMIEAALLEFTGECDKERLSYGVRKFRDELYMGDGIYSDGESFTSGYFNSMVIHPMLNDILKVMRKYGINDGEFLDVQLMRSSRLASQLERTISPEGTYPLIGSCMGYRCGIFHLLSQAALLKILPRNINPAQVRSALTAVLKKQFGENQNFSSSGWLILGLNGSQTDIAENDINTGSLYFCCTIFVALGLDANDAFWTAPFAEWTSIQAWNGHPLQKDQSIDF
- the amrS gene encoding AmmeMemoRadiSam system radical SAM enzyme, with amino-acid sequence MLVSRDLYKKSSKTQKIRCEICANYCKIADGKVGVCRQHKNINGELFDESYGIVSSLSPDPIEKKPLNKFLPGTFTYSIGGFGCNMTCLHCQNYMISHEYDKNSRAIKITPEAIVENALKYNCKSIAWTYNEPTIHLPFNKKTSLLAKRENLKVIYVSNGYFSDRSLEEVLTFVDAFNIDLKSMSSDFYKKVCGADLDVVLDNLRRIYLEGKHLEITNLIINDYNDSVDEINELCDFVVDELGPEVPLHFSRAFPYYKMNDISPTRPEILFKARDIALEKGIENVYLGNI
- the thiL gene encoding thiamine-phosphate kinase, yielding MTLKVSDIGEKELVRYIIANSREITPDDTAITEFDSTNLISTCDMLIQSRHFPEKMSYFEMGFKAVTVNVSDLAAMGAEPLGFLLAIALPKDLKLDSFKEIISGVLNACEYYHIPLIGGDTNEASEIIITGTALGLCDKPLMKNTYNKCDLIAVTGEIGLAALGFELETFDNSYTKKALKPEARVKEGLILKDYASSATDITDGLASELYEIKKDGYGFMIHEELLGISDEYKQIAGEHDLDYLDLVLHVGEDFELLFTISKENLEKLPIDCMVIGEVTDSDSVELTLENGFVEEIKNKGYEHYVSE
- the cfbA gene encoding sirohydrochlorin nickelochelatase, with amino-acid sequence MMADKKTGILLLSHGSRLDDGEEVIKAYKEMYVEEFPDMPVEYGFMEIRKPGIPETINKLTSENDLDKIIVVPVFVAHGLHTKRDIPGLLGIESDFDPESIGGHGHHHHHGHDHGHDHGHDHGHHHHHHHDHDDETFEFDGEIVLTDPLGVDTRLYEIIKDRVSDAL